A single region of the Syngnathoides biaculeatus isolate LvHL_M chromosome 17, ASM1980259v1, whole genome shotgun sequence genome encodes:
- the LOC133491213 gene encoding transmembrane protein 250 produces MPVIPIPRRVRSFHGPHTTCMHSACGAAHATKLVRSKYNNFELYVRSRCIYGFLRFLLYFGCSLLTSLLWVALSALFFAQYVGVRALLRLQYKLSVILFLLGHRRLDFGAINDLIIYSMQITMFMVGGLGWCFMVFVDM; encoded by the coding sequence ATGCCCGTGATCCCCATCCCTCGGCGGGTGCGCAGCTTTCATGGCCCCCACACCACCTGCATGCACTCTGCGTGCGGTGCGGCGCACGCTACCAAGTTGGTGCGCAGCAAGTACAACAACTTTGAGCTTTACGTGCGCTCACGCTGCATCTACGGCTTCCTGCGCTTCCTCCTCTACTTCGGCTGCAGCCTGCTCACCTCCCTCCTGTGGGTGGCGCTGTCAGCACTCTTCTTTGCGCAGTACGTTGGCGTGCGGGCCCTCCTGCGGCTGCAGTATAAACTGTCCGTCATCCTCTTCCTGCTCGGCCACCGGCGCCTAGACTTTGGCGCCATCAATGACCTGATCATCTACAGCATGCAGATCACCATGTTCATGGTGGGTGGACTTGGCTGGTGCTTCATGGTTTTTGTGGACATGTAG